The window ATATCTGGAGTCAGAATGTAACGGCCAATGATTGCTAGATTGCTTGGTGCAGTACCTGGCTCTGGTTTTTCTACCATGTCATCGACACGGAAAAGATCGTCTTTGATCATCTCGCCCGAGATAACACCGTATTTATGTGTTTCGTTTTCAGGCACTTCTTGTACTGCAACGATTGAGCAACGGAACTGTTTGTATAGTGCCACCATTTGAGCCAGAACGCCTTGCTGCTCGTTCACACAAAGGTCATCAGCAAGCACAACGGCAAAAGGTTCATCACCCACAAGTTCACGACCAGTCAAGATAGCATGACCTAGACCTTTCATTTCGCGTTGACGAATGTAGGTGAAGTTTGCTGCTTCAATCGTCTCACGAATATTGATCAGCAAGTCTTCTTTATTAGTGCCGCTGATCTGGTGTTCAAGCTCGTAGTTCTTATCAAAGTGATCCATGATTGAGTGCTTACCACGGCCAGTCACGATGCACATTCCATCCATACCGGCTTCAATTGCTTCTTCAACGCCGTATTCAATTAGAGGTTTGTTTACAACGGGCATCATTTCTTTTGGCATTGACTTGGTTGCAGGTAAGAAGCGAGTACCGTAGCCAGCTGCCGGGAAAAGGCACTTTTTGATCATGATAAGACCCTTTATCTATAATAATTATGGATTCAACCTGAGTGGTTGATATTTCTGAGGGCAACTCTAGCATAAGTTATGTCGAAAATTCAGCAACAATCCGTATGGTTCACTAGAGCTTCCCTCAAAATTATCGTCAGTTTAAGAGGCCGATCAATTATGCAAGTAGATTCTGGTTTGCCCATGCAATGGCTTGGACTCTATTTTTAACGGCTAGCTTACGGAATATCTGATAAAGGTGAGATTTGACCGTGAATTCGCTAATAAACAAATCATCGGCTATTTGAGTGTTTGATGAGCCAGATTGAAGGCAACGAATGACTTGCAGCTCTCTAATGGTTAAGTCAACATTGGTGGGGGTTGTATTGGTGCTCACGATGTTTCGATAGTAGAACAGTAATTGGCTTGCCACCTTTCTAGGTAGCCAATTGTCTCCATTGATCACCTCTTCAAGTCCCTTCGCTATTTTGGCTTTCTCTTCAGTGTTGTAAAACAGACCTTTTAATACGCCAAATGTAATTAACTCCGATGTAGGGAGTGCCTTGGGGACGTTGAATAGAATGATCTCATGATTTTTCCACATCACGGGTAGATTTGGATGAAGGTTCGTTAATTGAGGTACCTCTTTGTAATCAACGAGCAAAATTCGGTTGCTCTGCTTTCGGTCAAATAACATCAAATCATCTGGTGTCATCTTGAAAAGGGTTAGAGATGAAAATTTTTCTATCTCTTTAACATGCAAATAGGTGTTACTCGGATCGATACAGATAAAATGCAAAGTGCGAGCATATCGAGACTTTCTCATTGAAACTCCTTGTTGAATTGGGATTAGATTTCACGTTGTCATGCATGCTTTCGCTTCTCTAGAGCGTTTCTTGTGACTTGCGTTGAATATCAACTTGGAAAGTAAATGAGAGGTTTGTAAGTGGAGAAAAAAGCAACATCGATCTGAATATCATGATTTGTTACGTTTTTATTCTTTGTAGTGAGGCGAGAATAGGAATGCGATTTATCACTGCAGAAAAGCATGCTATTCTTGTGCGCTAAAATTTTCTGAGACTATGAATTTAGACGGAGCAAATCATGGCTAGCCGTGGAGTTAACAAAGTTATATTAGTGGGTAACCTAGGTAATGACCCTGAAATTCGTTACATGCCAAATGGCGGCGCAGTAGCGAACATTACCATTGCAACGTCAGAGTCATGGCGTGACAAAGCAACTGGCGAACAGCGTGAAAAAACAGAATGGCACCGTGTTGCTCTGTTTGGCAAGCTGGCGGAAGTTGCTGGTGAGTACCTACGTAAAGGTTCCCAAGTTTACATTGAAGGTCAACTTCAAACTCGTAAATGGCAAGATCAAAGCGGTCAAGACCGTTACACTACAGAAGTGGTTGTTCAAGGCTTCAACGGTGTAATGCAAATGCTTGGTGGCCGTGCTCAAGGTGGTGCTCCTGCTCAAGGCGGTATGGGTAACAACAACCAACAGCAAGGTGGTTGGGGTCAGCCACAGCAGCCACAACAGCAGCAACAATACAGTGCTCCAGCTCAACAGCAGCCAAAAGCACCTCAACAAGCTCCACAACAGGCTCAACCTCAATATAATGAGCCACCGATGGATTTTGATGATGACATCCCATTTTAGGCTGGAATCTTTGAAAAGTGTAAAGACGATTTGTTGAATTATTACTTAAAGCCCTGCATCTGCAGGGCTTTTTTTGTCTTTTTTTTGAAAGTAGGTTGTCGTATTTGATAGTTCATACTAATTTAGTTTCATTCGGGTTAAAAATGACAAGACAAGGTGGACGGAGATGAGCTATCAAGTGAGTGTTTGGCGCATCGATGATAACGGTGAGCGAGCAGTTGTTGTAGTTGATGACCAGGGCATACCACACGATCAGGTGTCGCGCTATTTACTGGGCAAACGGAATAATCGAGCAACCAAGACGGTTTTGAATCTCGGCAAAAATGTTTGTCAGCTCTATCGCTGGTCGGAAGAATTAGGTATAGACATTGAAGATCGCATTAAATCTGGTCAGATTTTCGGAATCACGGAAATTGACTCCCTAGTTGCTTACCTGTCTATGAACCAACGCCAGCTTAAAAAGCAAAATGAAGAGCAAGGAAACGACGACTGTGTTCTATCGTTTGCAGGATATGTTACTGCGAGTGTGCTGGCACAAAAAATTGACGTGGCGAAGGATTACTTCAAGTGGTTAGGTAACCTAGCGATTGAAGGACGCTTGGTCACTGACCCTTATTACGCAGCTATTGGCCCTGCGATCAAAGACCTCAATGATGCACTGGACGCCCGAAAAGTAACGGGAACCAAAAAAGCTCGCATCGGGCTTACAGTAGAAGAACAACAGTTTTTGTTGTCGGTTACTCACCCTGAACATTCACAAAACCCATTCGAATCTCGCACTCGTATTCGTAACCACTTAATATTTAAGCTTCTAATGCTTTGTGGTGTAAGACTAGGGGAGCTATTGGCATTAGGCACCATTAATTGCCACCTGTTAGGAGACGACCCATATCTCCGCTTTGGTCAGAACTTAACAAAAGAGGTAGACCCTCGCTCTATTCCGCCAGAGGCAAAAACCTTGCCACGTAACATTTATTTGACTGCGGAGTTGGCGGCGGAGGTAGACAGCTACATTATGAATGAGCGTAAAGCGCGGGGACGCATTGCCCGTAAAGCGCCTCCCTATGTGTTTCTTAACACCCTCAAGGAGCCAGCCCCCATGACTGAGGGGTCTATCTACCACATGTGTCAGCTTTTGCGCGAAAAATTCCCCAAACAGCTCGCAAACCTTCATCCACATCGCCTAAGACACTCATTTAATGACAATTTGGCACTGATGTTCGCTGACTCAGCAGGCGACGAGGAATTCCTAAAATTACAGCGTTGGTTAAATGGTTGGAGCAATAGCAGCAAAGA of the Vibrio lentus genome contains:
- a CDS encoding LuxR C-terminal-related transcriptional regulator produces the protein MRKSRYARTLHFICIDPSNTYLHVKEIEKFSSLTLFKMTPDDLMLFDRKQSNRILLVDYKEVPQLTNLHPNLPVMWKNHEIILFNVPKALPTSELITFGVLKGLFYNTEEKAKIAKGLEEVINGDNWLPRKVASQLLFYYRNIVSTNTTPTNVDLTIRELQVIRCLQSGSSNTQIADDLFISEFTVKSHLYQIFRKLAVKNRVQAIAWANQNLLA
- a CDS encoding single-stranded DNA-binding protein; translated protein: MASRGVNKVILVGNLGNDPEIRYMPNGGAVANITIATSESWRDKATGEQREKTEWHRVALFGKLAEVAGEYLRKGSQVYIEGQLQTRKWQDQSGQDRYTTEVVVQGFNGVMQMLGGRAQGGAPAQGGMGNNNQQQGGWGQPQQPQQQQQYSAPAQQQPKAPQQAPQQAQPQYNEPPMDFDDDIPF
- the galU gene encoding UTP--glucose-1-phosphate uridylyltransferase GalU, whose translation is MIKKCLFPAAGYGTRFLPATKSMPKEMMPVVNKPLIEYGVEEAIEAGMDGMCIVTGRGKHSIMDHFDKNYELEHQISGTNKEDLLINIRETIEAANFTYIRQREMKGLGHAILTGRELVGDEPFAVVLADDLCVNEQQGVLAQMVALYKQFRCSIVAVQEVPENETHKYGVISGEMIKDDLFRVDDMVEKPEPGTAPSNLAIIGRYILTPDIFELIEQTEPGKGGEIQITDALLKQAKAGCVLAYKFKGQRFDCGSVEGYIEATNYCFENLYKKDQQQIELGKHSTTKEA
- a CDS encoding site-specific integrase, which produces MSYQVSVWRIDDNGERAVVVVDDQGIPHDQVSRYLLGKRNNRATKTVLNLGKNVCQLYRWSEELGIDIEDRIKSGQIFGITEIDSLVAYLSMNQRQLKKQNEEQGNDDCVLSFAGYVTASVLAQKIDVAKDYFKWLGNLAIEGRLVTDPYYAAIGPAIKDLNDALDARKVTGTKKARIGLTVEEQQFLLSVTHPEHSQNPFESRTRIRNHLIFKLLMLCGVRLGELLALGTINCHLLGDDPYLRFGQNLTKEVDPRSIPPEAKTLPRNIYLTAELAAEVDSYIMNERKARGRIARKAPPYVFLNTLKEPAPMTEGSIYHMCQLLREKFPKQLANLHPHRLRHSFNDNLALMFADSAGDEEFLKLQRWLNGWSNSSKEGQTYTLRSTEIRGQRCLQMLQENILKGNYHEQDYAHPEPKYDEDIDM